A genomic segment from [Flavobacterium] thermophilum encodes:
- the accB gene encoding Biotin carboxyl carrier protein of acetyl-CoA carboxylase has product MRAMKIQEIRELIRLVDQSSIDEFVYEQGETKVHMKKAVAVAVAPAAAPAAPAQAVAAVEPPAAPAPAPVQVAASEVKPAPETEPPAAKEAKPAVEGNLHQITSPMVGTFYAAPAPDKPPYVKPGDKVKKDTVVCIIEAMKLFNEIEAEVDGEIVEVLVQNGQLVEYGQPLFLVKPE; this is encoded by the coding sequence GTGAGAGCGATGAAAATTCAAGAAATCCGCGAATTGATTCGGTTGGTCGATCAATCCTCAATCGATGAATTTGTATATGAGCAAGGAGAAACGAAAGTACATATGAAAAAAGCGGTTGCTGTCGCCGTTGCACCGGCAGCCGCACCGGCGGCGCCCGCACAGGCAGTGGCAGCGGTCGAACCGCCGGCGGCCCCGGCGCCTGCGCCTGTCCAAGTGGCGGCTTCGGAAGTGAAGCCGGCGCCGGAAACGGAACCGCCGGCGGCCAAAGAAGCAAAGCCGGCTGTGGAAGGCAACTTGCATCAAATTACATCGCCGATGGTCGGCACGTTCTACGCAGCGCCGGCGCCGGACAAGCCGCCGTATGTGAAGCCGGGCGACAAAGTGAAAAAAGATACGGTTGTTTGCATCATCGAGGCGATGAAGCTGTTTAATGAAATTGAAGCGGAAGTCGATGGCGAAATTGTCGAGGTGCTCGTGCAAAACGGCCAGCTCGTCGAATACGGCCAGCCGTTGTTTTTGGTCAAGCCTGAATAA
- the spoIIIAH gene encoding Stage III sporulation protein AH: MLKKQTVWLLTMLSLVVVLSVYYVTAPKEMGNSPALTANEKTEKPAKQPSVAVEETGAKEEPSTAGDDLFTALRMKIEDERSRLRDELNAIVASANATAEEKNEALDKIEKLQALSEKEATLETLIKSKGGYEDVLVRADGGQVRVTIKAKESSAKSANEVIHMVKKEIPDAQYVTVEFQPAG, translated from the coding sequence ATGTTGAAAAAACAAACGGTATGGCTGTTGACGATGCTAAGCTTAGTAGTCGTACTGTCGGTGTATTATGTCACGGCGCCGAAAGAGATGGGCAACAGCCCGGCGCTCACCGCGAATGAGAAAACAGAAAAGCCGGCCAAACAACCAAGCGTAGCGGTGGAAGAGACCGGAGCGAAAGAGGAGCCGTCAACCGCAGGCGATGATTTGTTTACGGCGCTGCGCATGAAAATTGAGGATGAGCGGAGCCGGCTGCGCGATGAACTGAACGCTATCGTGGCTTCGGCGAATGCGACGGCCGAGGAAAAAAATGAGGCGCTCGATAAAATCGAAAAGCTCCAAGCGCTTTCTGAAAAAGAAGCGACGTTAGAGACGCTCATCAAATCAAAAGGCGGGTATGAGGACGTGCTGGTGCGCGCTGACGGCGGCCAAGTGCGCGTCACAATCAAAGCGAAAGAAAGCTCCGCCAAGTCGGCAAATGAAGTCATTCATATGGTGAAAAAAGAAATTCCGGATGCCCAATATGTCACCGTCGAGTTCCAGCCGGCCGGATGA
- a CDS encoding stage III sporulation protein AG yields the protein MLSFFKRFLSSPPKDGNGEGARKHMPFSYVVVLLLAGVALMAASHFAGSADDAEAKPSANQPESPSEPAFLSSKETKDKVIAAYEERYEKELKAALEAIEGVEDVTVVVNLDSTELKLFEKKRSTQQQTTEESDKEGGKRTIENQSTNEEVIIIRNGDEETPLVVATKKPDIRGVLVVAKGADNLQIKKWIVEAVTRVLNVPSYRVAVLPKK from the coding sequence ATGCTCTCGTTTTTCAAACGGTTTCTTTCTTCCCCGCCCAAAGACGGGAACGGGGAAGGGGCGCGAAAACACATGCCGTTCTCATATGTCGTTGTCCTGCTGCTGGCCGGTGTGGCGCTCATGGCGGCGAGTCACTTTGCGGGTAGCGCAGACGATGCCGAAGCCAAGCCTTCCGCCAATCAGCCGGAATCCCCGTCCGAGCCGGCGTTTTTGTCGAGCAAGGAGACAAAGGATAAAGTGATCGCCGCCTATGAGGAACGGTACGAGAAGGAGTTGAAAGCCGCCCTCGAAGCAATTGAAGGGGTTGAGGATGTCACCGTTGTCGTCAACCTTGACTCAACCGAGCTGAAGCTGTTTGAGAAAAAACGCTCGACCCAGCAGCAAACGACCGAAGAAAGCGACAAGGAAGGCGGAAAACGGACGATTGAAAATCAGTCGACAAACGAAGAAGTGATCATCATCCGCAATGGCGACGAGGAAACGCCGCTTGTTGTCGCCACGAAAAAGCCGGATATTCGCGGTGTGCTTGTCGTCGCCAAAGGGGCCGACAACTTGCAAATTAAAAAATGGATCGTCGAGGCGGTGACGCGCGTGTTAAACGTTCCGAGCTACCGCGTCGCGGTCTTGCCGAAAAAATGA
- a CDS encoding stage III sporulation protein AF gives MQLVIEWVTNIILFLLFAIIIDFLLPSGTMQKYVKMVVGLLLLLIMLTPVLRMASADPDQLVASALARFSDGFKGEEAIKNQMEQQKKEIQASQRAYILEQMAVQLENDVNGELMEKYGLKADIKVYADHNENWRMPEDIKTIEVALLKQRPAGAVEPVVIDTTKPPALPESDASLAEEVRAFLAGKWEVDENKIAVQFRGRE, from the coding sequence ATGCAGCTTGTGATTGAATGGGTGACGAACATCATTTTGTTTTTGTTGTTTGCCATCATCATCGATTTTTTGCTGCCGTCCGGGACGATGCAAAAATATGTCAAAATGGTCGTCGGACTTTTGCTTCTCCTAATTATGTTGACGCCGGTGCTCCGGATGGCTTCGGCGGATCCGGATCAGCTTGTCGCTTCAGCACTTGCCCGTTTTTCCGACGGCTTCAAGGGGGAAGAGGCGATAAAAAATCAAATGGAACAACAGAAAAAAGAAATACAAGCTTCACAACGCGCATATATTTTAGAACAAATGGCTGTCCAGCTCGAAAACGACGTAAACGGGGAGTTGATGGAAAAGTATGGATTGAAGGCTGATATCAAAGTTTACGCCGATCACAACGAAAATTGGCGCATGCCAGAGGACATCAAGACGATTGAAGTGGCGCTTTTGAAACAACGCCCTGCCGGCGCGGTGGAGCCGGTTGTCATCGATACAACAAAGCCGCCGGCTTTGCCCGAGAGCGATGCCTCGCTGGCTGAAGAGGTGCGCGCCTTTCTCGCCGGCAAATGGGAAGTCGATGAAAATAAAATTGCCGTGCAATTTAGAGGGAGGGAATAG
- the spoIIIAE gene encoding Stage III sporulation protein AE precursor, with the protein MKRTAFLIAGLLSLFFCPFVVQAASDGPSVSEQLAHLDVSDIRRYWETIVHEYGGFLPESEKGPLSDFLSGDRQWSPVEWLKALARYLFYELQVNGKLLGTLILLAVFSTVLQSLQNAFAQQEVSKIAHAVVYMVLLLIALNSFRLATGYALEAVRTMSHFIIALVPLLLALLASSGGVVSAAFFHPIILFLMNTTGVVVEYVTLPLLLLAALLSVVSTLSDRYKATQLADLLNKAALGLLGLILTVFLGVMSVRGATAAVADGVALRAAKFVTGNFIPVVGKLFTDAADTVVAASMLLKNAVGLVGVAVLLMIAIFPAVKIFAIVIIYKLSAALLQPLGGSPVLSCLNIIGKSIAYVLAALLIVSLMFFFSLTVMVMAGNITMMVR; encoded by the coding sequence TTGAAGCGGACAGCGTTCCTCATTGCGGGGCTGCTCTCTCTCTTTTTTTGCCCGTTCGTCGTACAAGCTGCGAGCGATGGGCCGTCCGTCAGCGAGCAGCTCGCTCATTTGGATGTCAGCGACATCCGCCGTTATTGGGAAACGATCGTCCATGAGTATGGGGGCTTTTTGCCGGAAAGCGAAAAAGGGCCGCTCTCCGATTTTTTAAGCGGCGACCGGCAATGGTCGCCCGTCGAGTGGCTGAAAGCGCTCGCCCGTTATTTATTTTATGAACTGCAAGTCAACGGGAAGCTGCTTGGGACGCTCATTTTGCTCGCTGTCTTCAGCACCGTGCTGCAATCGCTGCAAAACGCGTTCGCCCAGCAGGAGGTAAGCAAAATCGCCCACGCCGTCGTCTACATGGTGCTGTTGTTGATCGCCTTAAACAGCTTCCGCCTCGCAACCGGCTATGCGCTCGAGGCGGTGCGGACGATGAGCCATTTTATCATCGCCCTCGTTCCGCTTTTGCTCGCCTTGCTCGCCTCCTCCGGCGGCGTCGTATCGGCGGCGTTTTTCCATCCGATCATTTTGTTTTTGATGAACACAACCGGCGTTGTCGTGGAATATGTCACGCTCCCGCTTCTGTTGCTAGCGGCGCTTTTAAGCGTCGTCAGCACGCTCAGCGACCGGTACAAGGCGACCCAGCTTGCCGATTTGTTGAACAAGGCCGCCCTCGGTTTGCTCGGCCTCATTTTGACGGTTTTCCTTGGCGTTATGTCGGTGCGGGGGGCAACAGCGGCGGTGGCGGACGGGGTGGCGCTGCGGGCGGCGAAATTTGTCACCGGCAACTTCATCCCGGTCGTCGGCAAGCTGTTTACTGATGCAGCCGATACGGTCGTTGCCGCTTCGATGCTGCTCAAAAATGCGGTCGGATTGGTCGGGGTGGCTGTGTTGTTGATGATTGCCATCTTTCCGGCGGTGAAAATTTTCGCCATCGTCATCATCTACAAACTATCAGCCGCGCTGTTGCAGCCGCTTGGCGGCAGTCCGGTGCTGTCTTGCCTCAACATTATCGGCAAAAGCATCGCCTATGTGCTCGCGGCGCTTTTGATCGTCTCGCTCATGTTTTTCTTCAGCCTCACCGTCATGGTTATGGCAGGGAATATTACGATGATGGTCCGCTAG
- a CDS encoding stage III sporulation protein AD produces MDILQIVGLGLVATFLVVLLQEQKSSLSFLLTVFVGCTIFLLLVDQISDILLTLREMAEGAHIQMVYLETMLKIIGIAYIAEFAAQISKDAGQGAIAAKIELGGKIVILALAVPILTAIIEAVISLIPAAR; encoded by the coding sequence ATGGACATTTTGCAAATCGTCGGCCTCGGGTTGGTGGCGACGTTCCTCGTTGTGCTGCTGCAAGAACAAAAATCGAGCCTCTCCTTTTTATTGACCGTTTTTGTCGGCTGCACCATTTTTTTGCTGCTTGTTGACCAAATCAGCGATATTTTGCTGACGCTGCGGGAGATGGCGGAAGGCGCCCACATTCAAATGGTGTACTTGGAAACGATGTTGAAAATTATCGGCATTGCCTACATCGCCGAGTTTGCCGCGCAAATTTCCAAAGACGCCGGCCAAGGGGCGATCGCCGCCAAAATTGAGCTCGGCGGCAAAATCGTCATTTTGGCGCTCGCCGTCCCGATTTTGACTGCCATCATTGAAGCGGTCATCAGCCTCATTCCGGCGGCGCGATAA
- a CDS encoding stage III sporulation protein AC, which translates to MGIDVDIILKIAGVGIVIAFLHTVLDQMGRKEYAQWVTLLGFIYILFMVASIVSDLFQKIKDVFLFRG; encoded by the coding sequence ATGGGCATCGATGTCGATATCATTTTAAAAATCGCCGGCGTCGGCATCGTCATCGCGTTTTTGCATACGGTGCTCGACCAGATGGGAAGGAAAGAATACGCCCAGTGGGTGACGCTGCTCGGCTTTATTTATATTTTGTTTATGGTCGCTTCGATTGTAAGCGATTTGTTTCAAAAAATTAAAGATGTCTTTTTGTTCCGCGGGTAG
- a CDS encoding stage III sporulation protein SpoAB yields MKWLGALLILAASTWMGMAAARALYERPRQLRQLKAALRAFEAEVMYGHTPLAEASQHIARQTAAPIGELFAQFAAALHACETSVAEAWEKSLRAVWGKTALKQGEWEVMKQFGATLGQYDRLTQQQQIALALAHLEREEAEALDDQARYGKMAKSLGVLAGLLLVILLM; encoded by the coding sequence ATGAAGTGGCTGGGCGCCTTGTTGATTCTTGCCGCCTCCACTTGGATGGGGATGGCAGCCGCCCGCGCCTTGTACGAACGGCCGCGCCAGCTTCGCCAGCTGAAAGCGGCGCTCAGGGCGTTCGAAGCGGAAGTGATGTACGGACATACGCCGCTTGCCGAGGCATCTCAGCATATCGCCCGCCAGACGGCCGCTCCGATTGGCGAGCTGTTTGCCCAGTTTGCGGCGGCGTTGCATGCGTGTGAAACGAGCGTGGCCGAAGCATGGGAAAAAAGCTTGCGGGCTGTATGGGGGAAGACCGCGCTCAAACAAGGAGAGTGGGAAGTGATGAAACAGTTTGGCGCCACGCTCGGCCAGTATGACCGGCTCACCCAGCAACAGCAAATCGCCTTGGCGCTCGCCCATCTTGAGCGGGAGGAAGCGGAGGCGCTGGACGATCAGGCGCGCTATGGCAAAATGGCGAAAAGTTTAGGCGTGTTAGCCGGGCTGCTGCTCGTCATTTTACTCATGTAG
- a CDS encoding Protein of uncharacterised function (DUF2619) yields the protein MKHWLRSIDSSVLAMAGMRMLSALIELSAALLMLVFNDVRKALAINAVLAAVGPTVLIVTMAIGLLSLADELSFSRLAFIALGVALILFGIYK from the coding sequence ATGAAACATTGGCTGCGATCGATCGATTCGTCCGTTTTGGCGATGGCGGGCATGCGGATGTTGTCGGCGCTTATTGAACTGAGTGCAGCGCTGCTGATGTTGGTCTTTAATGATGTAAGAAAGGCGCTCGCCATTAACGCCGTGCTCGCTGCTGTCGGCCCGACTGTGCTGATCGTAACGATGGCGATCGGTCTGCTTTCGCTGGCGGACGAGCTTTCGTTTTCTCGGCTCGCGTTCATCGCGCTCGGGGTGGCGCTCATTTTGTTCGGCATTTACAAGTAA
- the efp gene encoding Elongation factor P produces MISVNDFRTGLTIEVDGEIWRVLEFQHVKPGKGAAFVRSKLRNLRTGAIQERTFRAGEKVNRAQIDTRKMQYLYANGDQHVFMDMETYEQIELPAKQIEHELKFLKENMEVFIMMYQGETIGIELPNTVELKVVETEPGIKGDTASGGSKPAKLETGLVVQVPFFVNEGDTLIINTADGTYVSRA; encoded by the coding sequence ATGATTTCAGTCAACGATTTTCGCACAGGACTTACCATCGAGGTCGACGGCGAGATTTGGCGCGTCCTTGAGTTTCAGCACGTCAAGCCGGGCAAGGGTGCGGCGTTCGTCCGTTCGAAACTGCGAAATTTGCGCACCGGCGCCATTCAAGAGCGGACGTTCCGCGCCGGCGAAAAAGTGAACCGGGCGCAAATTGACACGCGCAAAATGCAATATTTGTACGCCAACGGCGATCAACACGTCTTTATGGACATGGAAACGTACGAGCAAATTGAGCTGCCGGCAAAGCAAATCGAACATGAGCTCAAGTTTTTGAAAGAAAATATGGAAGTGTTCATCATGATGTACCAGGGCGAAACGATCGGCATCGAGCTGCCGAATACCGTTGAGCTGAAAGTTGTTGAAACCGAGCCGGGCATTAAAGGCGACACCGCTTCCGGCGGTTCGAAACCGGCCAAGCTTGAAACCGGCCTTGTCGTTCAAGTGCCATTTTTCGTCAACGAAGGCGACACCCTCATCATCAATACGGCTGACGGCACATACGTGTCACGGGCGTAA
- a CDS encoding Uncharacterized peptidase SA1530 — protein sequence MEKLERLRALLEEQHLDGLLVTNGCNRRYITGFTGTAGVALVSRQGAVFITDFRYVEQAAKQVEGFEIVQHSGPIVDEIAKQVKRLGIKTLGFEQEHVTYAAYKAYEEAIDAELAPTSHVVEKLRLIKSEAEIKILKEAAEIADAAFAHILSFIRPGVKEIEVANELEFFMRKQGASSSSFDTIVASGYRSALPHGVASEKTIERGELVTLDFGAYYKGYCSDLTRTVAVGQVSAELQTIYGIVLEAQRRGMRGIKAGMTGKEADALTRDYIREQGYGDYFGHSTGHGIGLEIHEGPTLSARSDAVLEPGMVVTVEPGIYIPGLGGVRIEDDAVITADGNEALTHSPKELIIL from the coding sequence ATGGAAAAGCTGGAAAGGCTTCGAGCGTTGCTTGAAGAGCAGCATCTTGACGGGCTGTTGGTGACAAACGGCTGCAACCGCCGCTACATTACCGGATTCACTGGCACCGCCGGCGTTGCGCTTGTCAGCCGCCAAGGGGCGGTCTTTATTACGGATTTTCGCTATGTCGAGCAGGCGGCCAAGCAAGTTGAAGGATTTGAAATCGTCCAGCACAGCGGACCGATCGTCGATGAAATCGCGAAACAAGTGAAGCGGCTCGGGATCAAAACGCTCGGCTTTGAGCAGGAGCATGTGACGTATGCGGCGTACAAGGCGTATGAAGAGGCGATTGATGCCGAGCTTGCGCCGACATCCCATGTCGTGGAAAAGTTGCGCTTGATTAAGTCGGAAGCAGAGATTAAGATATTAAAGGAAGCAGCGGAAATTGCCGATGCCGCATTTGCTCATATTTTGTCGTTCATTCGTCCGGGCGTCAAAGAAATTGAAGTGGCGAATGAGCTTGAATTTTTTATGCGCAAGCAAGGGGCGTCTTCGTCCTCCTTCGATACGATCGTCGCCTCTGGCTACCGTTCGGCGCTGCCGCACGGGGTGGCGTCCGAAAAAACGATCGAGCGCGGCGAACTCGTCACGCTTGATTTCGGGGCTTACTACAAGGGATATTGTTCCGACCTGACAAGGACGGTCGCCGTCGGCCAAGTCAGCGCTGAGCTGCAAACGATTTATGGCATTGTCCTTGAAGCGCAGCGGCGCGGCATGCGCGGAATCAAAGCGGGCATGACCGGCAAAGAGGCTGACGCACTGACGCGCGATTATATTCGCGAACAAGGGTATGGCGATTATTTCGGACATTCAACCGGCCACGGCATCGGCCTTGAAATTCACGAAGGGCCGACGCTTTCGGCCCGCTCCGATGCGGTGCTGGAGCCGGGCATGGTTGTGACGGTCGAGCCCGGCATTTACATCCCGGGGCTCGGCGGGGTGCGCATTGAGGATGATGCGGTCATTACCGCCGATGGGAACGAAGCGCTCACTCATTCGCCGAAAGAACTGATCATTTTATAA